The Astyanax mexicanus isolate ESR-SI-001 chromosome 20, AstMex3_surface, whole genome shotgun sequence genome contains a region encoding:
- the ddhd2 gene encoding phospholipase DDHD2, with protein MSTRMSELEGLGSEGGGGGPDWIMLDPPEPYEPVQHHWFYNQTSEGRDCWQPFSYEDSHRLEDAFTGVGESEGEVVVATEGRRYDVCVKERRRYAVYWDQTSSEVCRCSWFHKGSKEISYTPHTEDISSLLEDAYMIAVTLGEWKSNLELPTGETVILHNPKLMTQHPNYFKDFPPSPGERSQPRTLKRGIENIPVEIPEGEPDMVDHLVFMVHGIGPACDLRLRGIVQCVNEFRSASLALISSHFSPAEVHRSIGRVEFLPVNWHKVLHGESTGVDRDIERITLPSISRLRQFSNDTVLDLFFYNSPTYCQTIVDTVASEINRLHSLFLLRHPNFSGAVSVAGHSLGSLILFDLLTNQKAASETSEPEEVSENTEDFSSSSEPPCSSSDSLEEVLTSMGLEEHLRKLQKEQVDMEALMLCSEGDLKELGIPLGPRKKILHCVKKWKLQAPAVQTDKHSQNSSKLQTIQETPPTTSAVDYQHFDVGIGQVSIDYPQLVFHPQAFFAFGSPIGMFLTVRGLKRIHPNYSFPTCRSFYNIFHPFDPVAYRIEPMILSPDMDVPPMLMPHHKGRKRMHLELKEGLTRVGSDLLGSLRTVWQSFSQLPVPALAEGGATAAAAHLNEDMETSVMENEDRKEVTVGKLNGGRRIDYVLQETPIESFNEYLFAIQSHLCYWESEDTALLVLKEIYGNGPSGTSAQQ; from the exons ATGAGTACCCGTATGTCGGAGCTGGAGG GCCTAGGCTCTGAGGGAGGAGGTGGTGGTCCGGACTGGATCATGCTGGACCCCCCAGAGCCGTATGAACCGGTTCAGCACCACTGGTTCTACAACCAGACGTCTGAGGGCAGGGACTGCTGGCAGCCCTTCAGCTATGAGGATTCTCACAGACTCGAGGACGCCTTCACTGGTG TGGGTGAGAGTGAGGGGGAGGTGGTGGTGGCTACAGAGGGAAGGCGTTATGATGTATGTGTGAAAGAGAGGAGGCGGTATGCTGTTTATTGGGACCAGACCTCATCGGAGGTTTGCCGCTGCTCCTGGTTCCATAAGGGTAGTAAAGAGATAAGCTACACCCCCCACACTGAGGACATCAGCAGCCTGCTGGAG GATGCGTATATGATCGCCGTGACTCTGGGAGAATGGAAGAGTAACCTGGAGCTGCCCACAGGAGAAACAGTCATTCTGCACAACCCAAAG CTGATGACGCAGCACCCAAACTACTTCAAGGACTTTCCTCCATCCCCCGGGGAACGCAGCCAGCCCAGAACCCTAAAGAGAGGGATCGAGAATATCCCAGTAGAAATCCCAGAGG GAGAGCCCGACATGGTGGATCATCTGGTGTTCATGGTGCACGGGATTGGTCCGGCATGTGACCTGCGCCTCAGAGGCATCGTCCAGTGTG taAACGAGTTCCGCAGTGCCTCTCTGGCGCTCATCAGCAGCCACTTCAGCCCCGCCGAGGTCCACCGCTCCATCGGCCGTGTGGAGTTCCTGCCGGTCAACTGGCACAAAGTTCTGCACGGAGAGAGCACCGGAGTGGACCG AGATATCGAGCGGATCACGTTGCCCAGCATCAGCCGTCTGAGACAGTTCAGCAATGACACGGTGCTGGACCTGTTCTTCTACAACAGCCCCACCTACTGCCAGACCATAGTGGACACAGTAGCGTCTGAGATAAACCGCCTGCACAGCCTGTTTCTGCTCCGGCACCCAAACTTCTCCGGCGCCGTGTCTGTGGCCGGGCACAGTCTGG GCTCTTTGATCCTGTTTGAccttctgaccaatcagaaagcAGCATCAGAGACCTCCGAGCCAGAAGAG GTCTCAGAGAACACAGAAGACTTCAGCTCCTCCTCAGAGCCACCCTGCAGTTCCTCAGACAGCCTGGAGGAGGTGCTGACGAGCATGGGGCTGGAGGAACATCTGAGAAAATTGCAGAAAGAGCAAGTGGACATGGAGGCTCTG ATGCTGTGTTCTGAGGGGGATCTAAAGGAGCTGGGGATCCCACTCGGCCCTCGCAAGAAGATCCTGCACTGTGTGAAGAAGTGGAAG CTCCAGGCTCCTGCTGTCCAAACTGACAAACATTCCCAGAATTCATCTAAACTCCAGACCATCCAGGAGACCCCTCCCACCACCAGTGCTGTGGACTACCAGCACTTTGACGTCGGCATCGGACAG GTGTCGATCGATTACCCCCAGCTGGTGTTCCACCCGCAGGCCTTCTTCGCCTTCGGATCACCCATAGGAATGTTCCTGACAGTCAGAGGGCTGAAGAGGATCCACCCCAACTACAGCTTCCCCACCTGCAGGAGCTTCTACAACATCTTCCATCCT TTCGACCCGGTGGCATATCGGATAGAGCCCATGATTCTGTCTCCAGATATGGACGTCCCACCCATGCTGATGCCCCACCACAAAGGGAGGAAGAGGATGCACCTGG AGCTGAAGGAGGGTCTAACTCGCGTGGGTTCGGATCTTCTGGGCTCGTTACGGACGGTGTGGCAGAGCTTTTCCCAGCTGCCTGTTCCAGCATTGGCTGAAGGGGgcgctacagcagcagcagcacatctAAATGAGGATATGGAGA CGTCTGTGATGGAGAACGAGGACAGGAAGGAGGTGACTGTAGGGAAGCTGAACGGTGGTCGACGGATTGATTACGTCCTTCAGGAGACACCGATCGAGAGCTTTAACGAGTACCTGTTCGCCATCCAGAGTCACCTGTGCTACTG GGAGTCTGAAGACACAGCGCTGCTGGTTCTGAAGGAGATCTACGGGAACGGTCCGTCCGGAACTTCTGCTCAGCAGTAG